The following coding sequences lie in one Arthrobacter sp. SLBN-122 genomic window:
- a CDS encoding LysR family transcriptional regulator produces the protein MEPDRKQLVQLLPLMPVLAELGRTEHVTETAELLGVPQSTVSRAVARASAAVGTELLVRDGRGVRLTPAARTLLPYIEQALAEFQAGLDLVRNESQVVRGTVSVSFQHTFGEATLPLLISAFRARHPGAGFRLNQGARSACLDELSSGEADLALTAPVAQAGKNLDSAPLYREPLRLVVHHAHTLARQRSARLADIRTEPFVALGPGYGLRSLTDALFREAGYRPRIAFESQDSHTVRGLVSAGLGVSILPPGGDAPGRTLRPETGDLGWVEVPLDSALAFREVGVSWRRRRPDTEPVPARLFRELVVAEGPGLLAGLVTRAGR, from the coding sequence ATGGAACCGGACCGCAAGCAGTTGGTGCAGCTGCTGCCCCTCATGCCCGTACTCGCCGAACTGGGCCGGACTGAACACGTGACGGAGACCGCGGAACTCCTCGGAGTACCCCAATCAACCGTTAGCAGGGCAGTGGCCAGGGCCAGCGCCGCCGTCGGCACCGAACTCCTGGTCCGGGACGGCCGCGGCGTCCGCCTGACGCCCGCAGCCCGCACGCTGTTGCCCTACATCGAGCAGGCGCTCGCGGAGTTCCAGGCCGGCCTGGACCTGGTTCGGAATGAGTCACAGGTGGTCAGGGGCACTGTGTCTGTGTCTTTCCAGCACACCTTCGGCGAAGCAACCCTGCCGCTGCTGATCAGCGCCTTCCGTGCCCGGCACCCCGGGGCCGGGTTCCGGCTCAACCAGGGTGCCCGGAGCGCGTGCCTTGACGAGCTGTCGTCGGGGGAAGCGGACCTGGCCCTCACCGCTCCCGTGGCGCAGGCAGGCAAAAACCTCGATTCCGCGCCGCTGTACCGGGAGCCGCTCCGGCTGGTGGTGCATCACGCGCACACCCTGGCCCGGCAGCGCAGTGCGCGGCTGGCCGATATCAGGACTGAACCGTTCGTCGCGCTGGGCCCCGGATACGGATTGCGTTCGCTGACCGATGCGCTGTTCCGGGAAGCAGGCTACCGGCCACGGATCGCGTTCGAAAGCCAGGACTCGCACACCGTCCGCGGGCTGGTCTCTGCCGGCCTCGGCGTGAGCATCCTGCCGCCTGGCGGGGATGCCCCCGGCAGGACGCTGCGCCCGGAGACAGGAGACCTGGGCTGGGTGGAAGTACCGCTGGACTCCGCGCTCGCCTTCCGGGAAGTCGGAGTCAGCTGGCGGCGCCGCAGACCCGATACCGAACCCGTTCCGGCCAGGCTCTTCCGCGAACTGGTGGTGGCCGAAGGGCCCGGGTTGCTGGCCGGGCTGGTGACCAGGGCAGGCCGCTGA